From the genome of Hallerella porci, one region includes:
- a CDS encoding aldolase catalytic domain-containing protein: MYYPSIKVLDCTIRDGGLVNKHDFSLEFVRRLYQLLTAAGVDYMEMGYKNSPELFDPKEYGPWKFCEDEMLWKVRDGIDSEMKMAVMADVGRVNMNAIKPASESPYQMVRVASYVKNIDKGISLVNTFHDLGFETTLNIMAVSRDRGPELDEALDQVEHECKNDVLYLVDSFGHFYQEDIDQSMVRYREHVKSKKFGFHGHNNQQLAFSNTIQAIINHVDYLDCTVTGMGRGAGNCTTELLLSFLKNPKYDLRPVLDAITELFTPLRRKYEWGYIIPQMITGSLNLHPSSAIEFRKGPDKELYRKFFEQMMNELNV, translated from the coding sequence ATGTACTACCCGTCGATTAAAGTCCTCGATTGCACCATTCGCGATGGCGGACTCGTCAACAAGCATGACTTCAGTTTGGAATTTGTGCGTCGTCTTTATCAACTTTTGACGGCGGCGGGCGTGGATTATATGGAAATGGGCTATAAGAATTCTCCGGAATTGTTTGATCCGAAGGAATATGGCCCGTGGAAATTCTGCGAAGATGAAATGCTTTGGAAAGTGCGCGATGGCATTGATAGCGAAATGAAGATGGCGGTGATGGCCGATGTTGGCCGCGTCAATATGAACGCAATTAAGCCGGCTTCGGAATCTCCGTATCAGATGGTTCGCGTGGCAAGTTATGTGAAGAATATCGACAAAGGCATTAGCCTCGTCAATACATTCCACGATTTAGGATTTGAAACGACGCTGAATATTATGGCGGTGAGCCGCGATCGCGGTCCGGAATTGGATGAAGCGTTGGATCAAGTGGAACACGAATGCAAAAACGATGTGCTCTACTTGGTGGATTCTTTTGGTCATTTCTATCAAGAAGATATTGATCAGAGCATGGTGCGTTATCGCGAGCATGTGAAGTCGAAAAAATTCGGTTTCCACGGTCATAATAATCAGCAGCTTGCTTTCTCCAATACGATTCAAGCAATTATCAATCATGTGGATTATTTGGATTGCACGGTGACTGGAATGGGCCGCGGTGCTGGAAACTGCACGACAGAACTTTTGCTCAGTTTCCTGAAAAATCCGAAATATGATTTGCGTCCGGTTTTGGATGCGATTACAGAACTCTTTACTCCGCTTCGTCGCAAGTACGAATGGGGTTACATTATTCCGCAGATGATTACGGGTTCTTTGAATTTGCATCCGTCGTCGGCAATTGAATTCCGCAAAGGACCGGATAAAGAATTGTATCGCAAATTCTTTGAACAGATGATGAACGAATTGAATGTTTAA